The following proteins are encoded in a genomic region of Lujinxingia vulgaris:
- the lon gene encoding endopeptidase La: MEKNQDLALLPLRNTVLFPQVVVPLAVGRPKSVRLIEDAVKNEKPIAVLTQRNADTDDPVASDLYEIGTVARILKVVKIANDNYSVIIQGQKRIRLNEITQEEPYFIGNFDVLEPEAELSAEQQVEIEALFLNLKSTAKQVVKFIPEMPKEASQMVDGVNDPGQLCDFVVANMENTPEEKQAILETVDLKERLTKVVTLLARQLEVLRVSDKIQSQIKEEIDKNQREYYLRQQLKAIKEQLGELDGEGGDLEDIAQAIEEANLPKEVEEVCRKQMNRLRMMQPASSEYGVTRTYLETLLDIPWSKSTEDKLNIQESRTILDEDHYDLDKVKKRIIEYLAVRKLKNDMKGPILCLVGPPGVGKTSLGRSVARALGRKFVRISLGGVHDESEIRGHRRTYVGALPGRIVQALRKAGTNNPVFMLDEVDKIGRDFRGDPSAALLEVLDPAQNHNFSDHYMEVPVDLSNVLFVATANQLDTISAPLRDRMDVIEIPGYTAQDKHHISRQYLIPKALESHGITEENLRIDDEALDIIIRNYTREAGVRSLERRIADIARGVAVKVAENLGKSEEESQEISVTVEPDDIADYLGPERYQYEVAQRTSSPGVATGLAWTAAGGDILFIESTRMPGKGELVLTGQLGDVMKESVRAALSYIRSRAEDYELAPNFMRENDIHIHVPAGAIPKDGPSAGITMYISLLSLLTGVKVRSDVAMSGEITLRGNVLPVGGIKEKVLAAHRSGIKRIILPARNKKDLMDVSEDIQKELDFHFVEHVSVLPELVFEEGTWTIGGEKASGEASAE; the protein is encoded by the coding sequence ATGGAAAAGAACCAGGATCTGGCGCTGTTGCCCTTGCGCAACACGGTGCTCTTTCCCCAGGTGGTCGTGCCCCTTGCGGTGGGCCGCCCCAAGAGCGTTCGCCTGATCGAGGACGCGGTCAAAAACGAGAAGCCGATCGCGGTGCTCACCCAGCGAAACGCCGACACCGACGATCCGGTCGCCTCCGATCTCTATGAGATCGGGACGGTCGCCCGCATCCTCAAAGTGGTGAAGATCGCCAACGATAACTACAGCGTGATCATTCAGGGGCAGAAGCGCATTCGCCTCAACGAGATCACTCAGGAAGAGCCCTACTTCATCGGGAACTTCGATGTGCTCGAGCCCGAAGCGGAGCTCAGCGCGGAGCAGCAGGTCGAGATCGAGGCGCTTTTCCTCAACCTGAAGAGCACCGCCAAGCAGGTCGTGAAGTTCATCCCGGAGATGCCCAAAGAGGCCTCCCAGATGGTCGACGGGGTCAACGATCCCGGCCAGCTCTGCGACTTCGTGGTCGCCAATATGGAGAACACGCCCGAAGAGAAGCAGGCCATCCTGGAGACGGTCGATCTTAAGGAGCGTCTCACCAAGGTGGTCACGCTTCTGGCGCGCCAGCTGGAGGTGCTGCGGGTCAGCGACAAGATTCAAAGTCAGATCAAAGAAGAGATCGACAAGAATCAGCGCGAGTACTACCTGCGCCAGCAGCTCAAGGCGATCAAAGAGCAGCTCGGTGAGCTCGATGGGGAGGGCGGCGACCTCGAAGACATCGCTCAGGCGATCGAAGAGGCGAATCTTCCCAAAGAGGTCGAGGAGGTCTGCCGCAAGCAGATGAACCGCCTGCGCATGATGCAGCCGGCGTCGAGCGAGTACGGTGTCACGCGCACCTACCTGGAGACGCTGCTCGACATCCCCTGGAGCAAGTCCACCGAGGATAAGCTCAACATCCAGGAGTCGCGCACGATCCTCGATGAGGATCACTATGACCTCGATAAGGTGAAGAAGCGCATCATCGAGTACCTGGCGGTGCGCAAGCTCAAGAACGACATGAAAGGGCCGATCTTGTGCCTGGTGGGCCCTCCCGGCGTGGGTAAAACCAGCCTGGGGCGCAGTGTGGCGCGGGCGCTCGGTCGCAAGTTTGTGCGCATCAGCCTGGGTGGCGTGCACGATGAGTCCGAGATTCGCGGGCACCGTCGCACCTACGTCGGCGCGCTCCCCGGACGGATTGTGCAGGCGCTGCGTAAGGCCGGCACGAACAACCCGGTGTTCATGCTCGATGAGGTCGATAAGATCGGTCGCGACTTCCGAGGTGATCCTTCGGCGGCGCTGCTGGAGGTGCTTGACCCGGCGCAGAACCACAACTTCTCCGATCACTACATGGAGGTGCCGGTCGATCTCTCCAACGTGCTCTTTGTGGCGACGGCTAACCAGCTCGACACGATCTCGGCGCCGCTTCGCGACCGTATGGATGTGATTGAGATCCCGGGCTACACCGCCCAGGACAAGCACCACATCTCGCGCCAGTACCTCATCCCCAAAGCGCTGGAGTCGCACGGGATCACCGAGGAGAACCTGCGCATTGACGATGAGGCGCTCGACATCATCATCCGCAACTACACCCGCGAGGCGGGCGTACGTAGCCTGGAGCGACGCATCGCGGACATCGCGCGTGGTGTGGCGGTGAAGGTTGCCGAGAACCTGGGCAAGTCCGAGGAGGAGAGCCAGGAGATCAGCGTCACGGTCGAGCCTGATGACATCGCTGACTACCTGGGACCGGAGCGCTACCAGTACGAAGTCGCGCAGCGCACCTCGTCGCCCGGCGTGGCCACCGGCCTTGCGTGGACGGCTGCCGGCGGCGACATCCTCTTCATCGAGTCGACGCGCATGCCGGGTAAGGGTGAGCTCGTGCTCACCGGACAGCTGGGCGATGTGATGAAGGAGTCGGTGCGTGCCGCGCTGAGCTACATCCGCAGCCGCGCTGAGGATTACGAACTCGCGCCGAACTTCATGCGCGAGAACGACATCCACATTCACGTGCCGGCCGGCGCCATCCCCAAAGATGGTCCTTCGGCGGGTATCACGATGTACATCTCGCTCTTGAGCCTCCTGACCGGCGTGAAGGTACGCAGTGATGTGGCGATGAGCGGTGAGATCACGCTGCGCGGCAACGTGCTCCCCGTGGGGGGCATCAAAGAGAAAGTGCTCGCTGCGCACCGCTCTGGCATCAAGCGCATCATCCTGCCGGCGCGCAACAAGAAGGACCTGATGGACGTCTCCGAAGACATCCAGAAAGAGCTCGACTTCCACTTCGTGGAGCACGTCAGCGTGCTGCCGGAGCTGGTCTTTGAAGAAGGGACGTGGACCATCGGTGGCGAGAAGGCTTCCGGTGAGGCCAGCGCTGAATAA
- the greA gene encoding transcription elongation factor GreA: protein MQKIPMTVDGHRKLREELDNLKKVQRPRIVQEIEEARAHGDLKENAEYHAAKDKQGFVEGRIREIEGKLAHAQVIDTDELSGDRVIFGAFVTVFFLDTDEEKTYQIVGDDEADIKELKISYASPIARALIGKTVGDESVIKAPGGDRVVEIMEVEFR, encoded by the coding sequence ATGCAAAAGATCCCCATGACCGTCGATGGCCATCGCAAACTTCGCGAAGAGCTCGACAACCTCAAAAAAGTCCAGCGCCCGCGCATCGTCCAGGAGATCGAAGAAGCCCGTGCGCACGGTGACCTTAAAGAAAACGCCGAGTACCACGCCGCCAAAGACAAGCAGGGCTTCGTCGAGGGGCGCATCCGCGAGATTGAAGGCAAACTCGCCCACGCCCAGGTGATCGACACCGATGAGCTCAGCGGCGACCGCGTGATCTTCGGCGCCTTCGTCACCGTCTTCTTCCTGGATACCGACGAAGAGAAGACCTACCAGATCGTGGGCGACGATGAGGCCGACATCAAAGAGCTCAAGATCTCGTACGCCAGCCCCATCGCTCGCGCGCTGATCGGAAAAACCGTCGGCGACGAGTCGGTCATTAAAGCTCCGGGCGGCGACCGCGTCGTGGAGATCATGGAAGTCGAGTTCCGTTGA